CACGACCTTCGAGGACACGCTGCGCCGGAGTCTCAACGATGCAGAGCAGAAGTCCTCCGAGGTCGACGCCCACATGGTGATGATCGGCATCCTGCCGACCCTCGCCGAGGGCCACCTGGGGCTCGACAGCATCACGCCGAACCCGCGTTACCGACTGCTCAGCGAGCAGATCATGGACGCCCGCGGCGAGGACATCTCGATCAGCATCACCGGCCCGGAGCGGCTGGCCACCACGGCCGACTCGATCGTCCCCGAGGCCGCCTGCACCAGCATGCAGATCCACGTCCAGACCTCACCCGAGCAGTTCGCGGCCTACTGGAACGCCTCGCAGGCCTTCGCCGGCATCCAGGTGGCGCTCGGCGCCAACGCGCCGTACCTCCTCGGCAAGGAGCTGTGGCGCGAGACCCGGATCCCGCTCTTCGAGCAGGCCACCGACACCCGTAGCGAGGAGCTGAAGGCGCAGGGGGTCCGGCCTCGGGTGTGGTTCGGCGAGCGATGGATCAACTCCGTCTTCGACCTCTTCGAGGAGAACGTCCGCTACTACCCCGCGCTGCTGCCCATCACCGAGGACGAGGACCCGCTCGAGGTGCTCGAGACCGGGGGAGTCCCGCAGCTGCACGAGCTGCGTCTCCACAACGGCACGATCTACCGCTGGAACCGGCCGGTCTACGACATCGCCGACGGGGTGCCCCACCTGCGGGTCGAGAACCGCTGCCTGGGCTCCGGCCCCACGGTGGCCGACATGATGGCCAACGCGGCGTTCTACTTCGGCCTGGTGCGCGCCCTGGCCGAGGACGAGCGGCCGCTGTGGTCCCAGATGTCCTTCTCCGCGGCGGAGGAGAACTTCCACGCGGCGGCCGAGTTCGGCATCGAGACCCAGGTCTACTGGCCCGGGGTGGGGCAGGTGGCCGCGACCGAGCTGGTGCTGCGCAAGCTGCTCCCGATGGCCCGCGCCGGCCTCGCCGCCTGGGGCGTGCCCGAGGCGGAGATCGACCGCTACCTCGGGATCATCGAGGGGCGCTGCCTCAGCGGGGTCAACGGCGCCGAGTGGTTCGCCCGCCGGATGCAGGCACGCAGCGACCTCGACCGCTACGACGCGCTCCGCACGACGCTCGAGGACTACCGCGCCAACATGCACACCAACGAGCCGGTCCACACCTGGGAGTGACCCCGTCGGGCTCAGCGTCGGATCCGCTGCCAGACCCGGCGTACGTCGCTGCGCGGGTCCCACCAGCCGTGGCGGGTGACGACGACGAAGGTGAGGTCCCGACCCGCCTCCGCGTACGCCGCCAGCGCCGCCGACAACCAGGCCGCGTCGGTGTCGTGGAGCTCCAGCTCACCGGGCCGGGTCAGCCACAGCAGGTGCTCTCCGTCGTGGCGCGCCAGCATCGCCGCCACCAGGTCGCACCGCAGGGCGTGGTCGGTGGTCGCGGGATGGGCGGCCACGGACAGGGAGGCGGCTCCCGGGACACCGAGGTGGAGCAGCGGTGCGAACCTGCGGCGCCGCTCGGTCGTCGCGTGGGCACGCACCGCTGCGCGCGCCCTGCGCAGCGTCACGGCGTCGGCCGAGTCCAGGAGCTGGGGCACGACGCCAGCCTGCCCGAGACACTGCCGGGGCGTGTCGGGCGTCCACAGGTGCCGCTGCGCCGTGGTTTTCGGTAGCGTGCCGGAGGTGGGCAGAGTCGCCCATGCGTCGTCAGGAGGAGGAGTCGATGGGGACCGTGGTGGTGGGCTTCGTTCCGAAGCCGGAGGGCGAGGCGGCGCTCGACCGGGCGATCGAGGAGGCGAAGCTGCGCGGTGCCCGCGTCGTGGTGGTCAACTCCCATCGCGGTGGCGGTGAGCTCGACGACGTCGAGTCGGCCCGGGTCGACAAGGACATGGAGTCCGTCAAGGCCAAGCTCGACGCTGCCGGTGTGGAGCACGAGCTCCGCAAGCTGGTGCGCGGTTTCGAGCCGGCCGAGGACCTGATCAGCATCGCCGACGCCGCGGGCGCCGAGCTGATCGTGATCGGGCTGCGCCGCCGCTCGCCGGTCGGCAAGCTGATCCTCGGCAGCAACGCCCAGCGCATCCTGCTGGACGCCAAGTGCCCGGTGCTGGCGGTCAAGGCCGACTCCTGACCTGATCTCTGGCCAACGTCCTGCATGAATCCCCGGCCAGCCGGGGATTCATGCACGTCCCAGCCGTTGCAACGCGTGGGAGGCGTCGGGATCGCGTCGTCCCACGGCGCGACGGAGTCACCGGCAGGCCGATCGGCGCGGTGAGCAGCCCGGGCCTCGATAGCGTGGAGCCGTGCTGCACCTGCTGATCGTCGTGCTGCCACTGGGGCTCGCGGCGGCGGTGAGCCCGGTCATGGTGACCGAGCAGGCGGTGCTGCTCGCCGGTCCACGGGGCCGCCGTACGGCTGCCCTGTACGCGGCCGGCACCGGGACGGTGCTCGCGGGCCTCGTCGGGGCCGTCCTGCTGCTGGGGCGGAGCCTGTCCCTGCCTCGGGCCCCGCAGCTGGACGCCTCGCTCGACCTGCTCATCGGGGGACTCCTCCTGGCACTCGCCGCGGTGCTGGGCGTGTGGCATCCCGGGCGTCGCCGGACGAAGGAGCGCTCACACCGACCGTTGACCCCGGCCGGTGCCTTCGCGTTCGGGGCCTTCTCGATGGCCACCAACGTCACCACGCTGGCCCTGGTCGTCCCGGCGGCGAAGGAGATCGCAGCCAGCCCCCTCGCGGTCTGGGAGCACGTCACGGCAGCGTTGCTGCTCGTCGGCGTCGTCTGCCTGCCGGCCTGGGGCCCGGTGGCCCTCACGTCGGTGGCGCCCGGACCGGCGAGCAGGCTGCTCGCCCGGATGCAGCGCCTGATCGACCGGCACGGGCGCCTCCTCGTCACCTTGCTGATCGTGGCCGCCGGCGGGTTCTTCGTCGTGCGGGGCATCCTCCGCCTCGCCGGGCTGTGACGCGCGGGCGCCGGTCCTGCGGCCACCAGTGGTTGACTCACCGCGTGGACGACGTCCAGCTGCGCCCGGCGACCGGATCGGACGCCGGTGCGATCGCCGGCGTCCACCGGCTGTCACGGGCCTCCTACTACGGGACCGTCCCGAACCCCGACGACGGGCGTGAAGCGTTCTGGGCCCGGTTCCTGTGCGAGTCGGAGCGCTCGACGTACGTCGCGGAGTCCGCCGACGGCGTGGTCGGGTTCGTCACTACGACCCGGGTCAGCGACCCGGTCCCGACCCTGGAGCTGACGTCGCTGTACGTGCACCCGGATCGCGTCGGCCGGGGCATCGGCTCGCGCCTGTACGACGCGTTCGCGGACGACCGTCGTCCCGGTGAGAGGGGCGTCCTGGAGGTGTGGGCCGGCAACCCCCGCGCGATCGCGTTCTACGAGCGGCGTGGCTGGACGGCGACGACACGGACACGTCCGGGACCAGAGCAGCTGCACTACGTGACCCACGAGCTGCGTCCTTGAGAGGATGGCTCCCATGGCCATCCACATCACCGGCGACGACGCCGCCGACCAGGTCCTCACCGAGAGCCCCTTCGCGCTGCTGGTGGGCATGATGCTCGACCAGCAGTACCCGATGGAGCACGCGTTCCGCGGCCCGGCCAAGGTGCTGGACCGGTTCGGGTCCTTCGAGCCGGCGGCGATCGCCGCCGCCGAACCGGAGGCTTTCGCGTCACTGTGCGCGACCCCGCCGGCCATCCACCGCTTCCCGGGCTCCATGGCCGCCCGGATGCAGGAGGTCGCCCGGATCGTCGAGGACACCTACGGCGGCGACGCCGCCCGGATCTGGACCGAGGCGGCCGACGCGAAGGACCTGATGAAGCGGGTCCAGGCGCTGCCGGGGTTCGGGAAGCAGAAGGCGCAGATCTTCGTGACGCTGCTGGCCAAGCAGCTCGGCGTCCGGCCCGAGGGCTGGGAGCAGCAGGTCGGCGCGTACTCCGAGGAGGGCTACCGGTCGGTCGCCGACGTGGTCGACCCGGCCTCGTTGCAGAAGGTCCGCGACCACAAGAAACAGATGAAGGCGGCGGCCAAGGCCGCTCGCTGACCCGCCGGCTTCGAGACGTGACGGGGTGCGTGGCAGAATGAGCACGCGGCTCTTGACTACACCGGGCTTTGCCGCGCCCGTTGGCCCCTGACGAGAGGTGTTCGTGTCCTCGAACGCGCGCAAGTCCATCCCCGCCGAGGTGCTGGCCCACCCCGCCGTGCTGGCTCTCATCGAGCGAGGTCGACCTACCGGAAGCATCACGCCCGAGGACGTCCGGCAGGCCAGTGAGGAGGCGGCCGTCGAGCCGCGCCACCTCAAGGCGCTGCTGGCGCACCTCAGCGGCGAGGGCATCTCCGTGAGCATCCCCGTCGGCGGCCGTGCCGTCGCGGCGACCTCGACGCGCAAGACCACGAGTGCCAGCGCGGCCAAGAAGGCCGCCGCCAAGCCTGCGGCCAAGAAGGCTGCCACCAAGTCCGCCGAGCCCGTCGCCAAGAAGGCTGCGGCCAAGAAGGCTCCTGCCAAGAAGGCCGCCGGCAAGGCGACCGGCGCGGCGGCCGTCGAGACCGTGGTGGTCGGCCCCGACGGCAAGAAGGTGCTGCCCGACCTGCCGGACGAGCAGTTCGAGAAGGACGTCGTCGCGGACCCCACCATCAAGGAGGACGAGAAGGAGGCGTCGTTCGTCGTCTCCGACGCCGACGACTCCGGGGAGCCCGAGCAGCAGGTCACCGTCGCCGGTGCCACCGCCGACCCCGTCAAGGACTACCTCAAGCAGATCGGCAAGGTGCCGCTCCTCAACGCCGAGATGGAGGTCGAGCTCGCCAAGCGGATCGAGGCCGGCCTCTTCAGCGACGAGAAGCTCGCCAAGGGCGGCAAGATCACGCCCAAGGTCCTCGAGGAGCTCGAGTGGATCGCCGAGGACGGTCGCCGCGCCAAGAACCACCTGCTCGAGGCCAACCTCCGGCTCGTGGTCTCGCTGGCCAAGCGCTACACCGGCCGCGGCATGCTCTTCCTCGACCTGATCCAGGAGGGCAACCTCGGTCTGATCCGTGCGGTCGAGAAGTTCGACTACACCAAGGGCTACAAGTTCTCCACGTACGCCACCTGGTGGATCCGGCAGGCGATCACCCGCGCGATGGCCGACCAGGCCCGCACCATCCGGACCCCGGTCCACATGGTCGAGGTCATCAACAAGCTGGCCCGCGTGCAGCGGCAGATGCTGCAGGACCTCGGTCGTGAGCCCACGCCGGAGGAGCTGGCGCTGGAGCTCGACATGACCCCCGAGAAGGTCATCGAGGTCCAGAAGTACGGCCGTGAGCCGATCTCGCTCCACACCCCGCTGGGCGAGGACGGCGACTCCGAGTTCGGCGACCTGATCGAGGACTCCGAGGCGATCGTCCCTGCCGACGCGGTCTCGTTCACGCTGCTCCAGGAGCAGCTGCACGCCGTCCTCGACACGCTCTCCGAGCGCGAGGCAGGTGTGGTGTCGATGCGCTTCGGCCTCACCGACGGCCAGCCCAAGACCCTCGACGAGATCGGCAAGGTCTACGGCGTGACCCGCGAGCGGATCCGCCAGATCGAGTCGAAGACGATGTCGAAGCTGCGTCACCCGAGCCGCTCCCAGGTGCTGCGCGACTACCTCGACTGAGGGCAGGGGTTAGCCCGCGTCACCCCCGGGCTCGTCGCCGAAGACGACCGCTGTGCCCCGTCGGATGTGCTCGGCCATCTCGGCGAGCCAGGCGTCGTCGTCGATCTGGACGTCGCGGCGCGCCAGCTCGCGCTCGAGCGACTCCGCGATGTCGGTGACGCCGTGCTCGCGGTGACGGGTCAGGACGGCGTCCACGGCCGCCTGCACGGCGGCGGTGGGGTCGGAGGGCTGGGGCTGCTCGACGTCGGCCATGGTCCGGACCCTACTGGTGACGAGGCCGGGTCACACGCCCTCGAGGAGCGCGGCCGGCACCCACTCGACCACGACCGCCCAGCCGTCCGCGTCGGTCGCGACGGGGTGGACCACGCGCCCCCACCAGCCGTCCCCCCGCTGCTCCCACGCCAGGAGCAGCCCTGCGACGCGGCCGTGCGTCCCGTCCACCCAGCAGTGCTTGACCAGAGGGGTCGCGGGAGCGGGGGCGGACGGCGTCCCGGACCGGGCGACGCGGTCGGCCACCGAGCCGAGCGGCTCGCGTCGTCGCATCCCTCCCGCCATCCCCGGAGACTATCGAACACGTGTTCGCATTGGTGTGGCGGCGTAGCGTTCGCCGCATGCGGGGAGCAGCCGGGTACGCCCTGACGGCGGCGGTCGTGCTGCTGGCCGGCTGCGGGGGACCGGCCGCCGAAGCTCCCGCGGACCGGCCCCCGAGCCCGAGCTCGTCGCCGTCGACGCCGGCGACGCCGACCCCTGCCGACCCGACCTCCAGCCCGACGACCACCGAGGAGCCGCGGCCGGCACCGGTGGGCGCCGACGACTTCCGGGTGGGACGTGCCGAGGCCGTCGTACGCCACCTGGCGGGGACCATCGGGCCCCGGCACGGCACCAGCCCGGCGTTCGCCCGGGCCGTCCGGTGGGTCGACGCGGAGCTGGCGGGGCTCGGCTACCGCGTCGAGCAGCAGCGCTTCCGGGCCCCCGGGGGCGTCTCCTGGGGGGTGCCGGTGCCGGCGGGCACGTCGGTGAACGTCGTCGCCACCCCGCGCGGCTTCGACCCGGCACGCCCCCACCTGGTGGTGGGTGCCCACCTCGACACGGTCCCGCAGGCGCCGGGTGCCGAGGACAACGCCTCGGGGGTCGGCGTGCTCCTGGCCGCAGCCCACGCGGCGGCGCAGCGCCGCACCCGGCTGCCGGTCGTGTGGGTCGCCTTCGGGGCCGAGGAGCCGCGGGGACCGACCGACGACGACCACCACTACGGCTCGCGCGCGTACGTCGCCGCCATGACCGGGCGCGAGCGCACTGCCATGCAGGGCATGGTCTCGCTGGACCGGGTCGGGGTCGGCGCCACCGTGCCGGTCGGGTCCGCGGGGGCGAGCGACCCGGTCCAGCAGTCCCTGCTGGAGGCGGCGCGGCGGGCCCGCGTCGCCGCCCTCCCCGAGGCCGAGAGCCGCAGCAGCGACCACTGGTCCTTCGTCCGCGACGGGCTCCCCGCCGCCCGCCTCGGCAGCACCTCGTACGCCGCCTACCACTCGCCCGACGACGTCCCGGCCGTCGTCGACCGTGCCCAGCTCCAGCGGACCGGCCGGATCGTGCTCGCGTGGCTCTCCCCGTCAGGGTGAGCGCTGGCGCCCCCGCGGTACAGCGAGGAGAGGTCTGTTGGTTGCCGGTCACAACTGGATAACTCTCCGGCGACGGGGGTTCAGATCGGGTGCCGACTCTGAGCAGGATCGCCCGATGTTGAAGAGACTAGCGATCACCACGTTGTCCTCGCTCGTCGTCCTCGGGATGCTCATGGCGGTCCCGTCGTCGGCGGACGTCCCGGTCGGCCAGCAGGTGCGGGCCGAGCAATCCAAACCAGCCTCGGGCATGTTCAAGATCGCCTACAAGAACTATGCCCGGGACAACTGCGTCCACTACTGGACCGGGCCGTCGGGAGCCACGCACAAGCGTGAGAAGTGCAACCACGGCTACCGGAAGGTCGAGGGCACGCTGAAGGTCAAGCTCACGACGTACAAGGTGGTCGAGAACCTCAGGCACGACGTCTACATGATCTACGCCGACGTGCGGAACCCGAACGCCTCGGGTTCGTCGAACCTGGGGTGGTACGACATCAACCTGGTCACCGAGAAGCACCGGCTGGTCGACTCCGGTGAGAGCACGGCCTTCAGCAGGGACACCGACTGCGCTCCGGTCTCGGTGGGTCTGAGCGCGGGAGTGCCGGGGCTGAGCGCTTCGGCCTCCGGGGACGTCAACTTCTGCGGCGGGAACTTCGCCGAGCTCAAGCGCGACAAGATCGGCAAGGCCCGGACGAAGTACACGGCCAAGGGCATGCGTCAGGTGCGCCGCACGTCGATCACCCGGTGGGTGCGCGTGGAGAGCGGCAAGCGGCCGCACTTCAAGGTGAACATCAAGACGTCGCAGGACTCCTGCACGGCGAGCGACGACGGATGGTGCACCCGCTACGACGACGTCATCAAGACGCGTCGCTTCAAGATCGGGACCACCTGATCCGTGACGTGCGTTCCGGTCACCCTGGCCAGGCGGTCCCTGGCTTTCCCCGTCAGGGTGAGCGGAACCGCCCGCGGCTGTGCTCGCGCACGTCGGCGAGGATCGCCTCGGCCGCCTCGCCCCTGACCGGGCGCGGGGCGAAGTCCGCCCCCATCCGGTAGGGCCCGAGCGCCACGTCGACCAACCGGTCGCCGCGGAAGGTGGCCGTCAGCGTGACGCCCTCCATTGCCTGCTCGGAGAAGTCCATGTCGAAGACGAAGTTGCCCAGCGAGTGGGCGATCACGGCGTCGCCGACCGGCTCGAGGCCCTGGACCCAGTGGGGGTGGCCGCCGACGACGAGGTCGGCCCCGGCGCCGACCAGCGCGCGCCCGACCTGCGACTGCACCGGCTCGGCGACGTGGGTGTACTGGTTGCCCCAGTGGGGGAGCACCACCACGACGTCGACCCGGTCGGCCAGCCGACGTACGACGTCACGGACGTGGTCGAGGTCCGCCTGCTGGAGGGGGCCGGTCCGCGGTGGCATCCGCACGGACAGTGCGCCGGGGGAGCCCGGTGTCGCCCTCGGCGTCTCGCCGATCGCGTTGAACCCCACGAACCCGAAGCGGACCCCCTCGTGCGTCAGCACCGCAGGCCGGCTGGCCGCCGCCAGGTCGCGGCCCGCGCCGAAACCGACCACCCTCCCGGCCGCGAACCGGTCGACGACGTCGAGCAGCATCGCCTCGCCGAAGTCGCCGGTGTGGTTGTTGGCCAGGGACATCGCGTCGAAGCCCAGGTCCGCGAGCCCGCGCAGGGTGCCGGGAGGGGAGGCGAAGGAGTCCGTCACCGGGTCCTGCTGGGGCGGGCCGTCGTCGGCCAGCGTGCTCTCCAGGTTGCCGACGGCGAGGTCGGCGCTGCGGATCCGGTCGGCCATGAAGCGCAGGGGGTGCACCGGGTCGCCGGGCACCGCCACCCCTCTCCCGAGCATGATGTCGCCGACGAGCAGCACCCGGGTCAGTGGCGGTCGTGGCTCCGGCTCCGGAGGGGTGGGCGGGACGCTCGGGGAGGGGGCCTCCGTGGTCGGTGCGGGACTGCTGCTGACCCCGGGGTCGGCCTCGGGCGTGGCGGCCGGGCTGCACGCGGCGAGCAGCAGCCCGGCTGCCGCCAGCGCACCCGCCGCCCGGTGCACGTGGGTCAGCGCTTCTCGCGCTTCACCCGCCGACGCAGCTGCAGGATGCGCAACGAGCCGGCCACGGTGGCCAGGAACAGGCCGGCGACGGTGGCTGCCAGGAGCGCGACTGCCAGAGGCGTCTCGCCCTCCCAGCCGAGGAACCGGATGCTGACCGGGTCGGTGTTCTGGGCGATGAAGATGATGAGCAGCACCAGGATGAGGCCGCTGAGGACGACGGCCACCCACAGGCCGCTGGTGCGTGACCCGCGGAGCGGGTCCTGGGTCCGTCCGGACTCCTGGCTGGTGGCGGTGCCGCCGGTGGCGGAGGTGGCGGTGCCGTCGTCGGGCGTCCCGGGATCGGCCGGCGTCTGCTGGCTGTCGCTCATGCCGGGAACAGTACCTGTCAGCCCGCCGCGACCAGCGCCACGGCCACGCCGCAGAGCACGAGGCCGGCGGCCTGCGCACGATGGATGTGCTCGCGCAGGACGGTGGCAGCGAGCACGACCGTGACGGCGGGGTAGAGGGAGGCGAGGACGGCGGTGACGGTGAGGAAGCCCTGCTGGCTGGCGACGAGGAACGCCCCGGTCGCCAGCGCGCCCAGCACGCCGGTCAGCACCCCCGCGGCCGCGGCGGGCTCGCGGGGCAGCCAGGGGGCGCGCAGCAGGGACGCGACGACGACCACCACGACGGCGGCCACCAGCTGGTTGAGGGCCAGCGGGAGGAAGCCGGCGGAGTCGGGGACCTGGGCGAGGGTCGCGAAGAGGGCGCCGAAGCCGAGCCCGGCGAGCACCCCGTCGACCGCGCCGGAACCGCCCGACGCGGCACCGGTGACGTCGCCGGTGGCGGGCTCGCGGGCCACCAGCCAGATGCCGGGCAATGCCGCGAGGATGCCCACCCAGACCAGGGTCGGGGGTCGTTCGCCGGTCACCAGGCCCACCGCGACGGGCACCAGGACGGCCCCGACGCCCGACAGCGGCGCCACGACGCCCATCCGTCCCGAGGAGAGCCCTCGGTAGAGGAAGGCCGTGCCCAGGCCGTTGCCGACGCCGGCGACGACCGCCCAGCCCAGGGCGGTGCCCGTCGGCGTACCGTCGGTGAGCGCGGCGAGGCCGAGCACCACCGCCGCGCCCGCGAGCTGGCCGACGAGCGCGACACTCCACGGGCTGGCCCGCTTGGAGAACACGCCGCCGACGAAGTCCGAGAGGCCGTACGCCAGCGCGGACAGCAGCGCGAGGCCGACCGCGATCACGTGGCGGTCACGCCCACCACCCAGGCCGCCGCCGCCAGCACCCCCGACGTCAGCTCGATCAGGATGCTGAGGCCGACCGCGCGCAGCGCGGCGGTCGTCGAGGTCCGGGCGGCGTCGCCGACCCGGGCGCGCTCGGCGAGGTAGACGCCGAGCACGAAGCCGAGGAACAACCCGACCACGGGGATCACGAAGAACCCGATCACCCCGAGGCCGGCGCCGGTCCAGATGGTGACGGTCGGGACGCCGCTGTCCTGCAGCCGCCGTCCGGGGAGGACGTACTTCAGCACGGCGCCGATCAGGATCACGGCCAGCGCGACCCCGAGCACCACCCACGCTGTCCGGCCGCCGGTGTCGATCGCCCACACCAGGATCGCCGCCCCGACGAGCAGCACCCCGGGGAGCAGCGGGACCACGATGCCGACGAGTCCCAGCAGGATCGCGACGGCCACGACCACCTCGAGCGGTGTCACCGGCTCACCCTCCCACGCGCATGTACGACAGCGGCCCCGGACCTTCGAGGTCCGGGGCCGCTGTGCGAGTCGTGGTCGGGGGTCAGCGCTCGTCCTCGGGCGTGACGGCGGGGGTGTCGACGAGCTTGTGCGTCTCGTCCTGGACGGCGGCGGCGACCTCACGGAGCGCCTCGCCGTGCTCGCGGGCGTGGTGGGCGCAGAAGTGCAGCTCACCGCCCGACTGCAGCTCGACACGGAGGTAGGCCTGCGCTCCGCAGCGGTCGCAGCGGTCTGCAGCGCTCAGCGTCGGTGCACCAGGGGCAACGGCAGTGGTCACATCGGCCTCATTTCTCTTCTCGGCGGTGCCCGTCTCTACGTGAGTCCAAACTAGCGACGGGAGCCAAAGATTCCCGTCCCCACGTGTTGCCGGACACGTTCATCCAATCATGGAGATGTCTGCCCTCCGGCTGGACGTCCCGGGCCTCGGACGAGACCCCGCCGCTGCGGAGGATTCGACGCTGTGGAGCTGTGGTGGTGCTGAGTGTGACGCGGGTGGCAGCCGTTCCGTTGCAGAACCGGAGGACCGGTGGCCCTTCGTTTCCACTTCGTGACGTACGCCGGGTGGTGCGGTGTTGCTCGACTGCGTCCAACGGTAGTCCTGCCACCCCGGGGCCACCGGCAGGCGAGCCTGCGTCGGCGTCCGGCGTGTCGCAGGTAGATTCGGAGCAGCACGGGCCGCGGATTTCCGCCGGGGTCCGGGGACCACCGCCAGGACGCAACGGAGCAGCACCATCGCCGACAACACCTACAACGCCGCACACCTCCTCGTCCTCGAGGGGCTGGACGCGGTCCGCAAGCGCCCGGGCATGTACATCGGCTCGACCGACACCCGCGGCCTCATGCACTGCCTGTGGGAGATCATCGACAACGGCGTCGACGAGGCGCTGGCCGGCGAGGCCCACCGGGTCGAGGTGACGCTGCACGCGGACGACTCCGTCGAGGTCCACGACGACGGTCGTGGCATCCCAACCGACAAGGAGCCCAAGACCGGGCTCCCGGGCGTCGAGGTGGTGGCGACCAAGCTCCACGCGGGCGGGAAGTTCGGCGGCGGCTCCTACGTCGCCACCGGCGGTCTGCACGGCGTCGGCCTCTCGGTCGTCAACGCGCTGTCGGCGCGGATGGACATCGACGTCGACCGGTCGCCGTCGCAGCAGGGCCTCAGCTTCCAGCGCGGCGTCCCCGGCACCTTCGACGGCGACGGGCCCGGCACCCCGTTCACGGCGAGGTCGGGGCTCACGCGCAAGGGCAAGCGGGTCGCCAAGGGCAGCAGCGGCACCCGGATCCGTTTCTGGCCGGACCGCCAGATCTTCACCAAGGACGCGCGCTTCGAGTTCGAGGGGCTGCTCGGCCGGGCCCGGCAGACGTCGTTCATCGTCCCCGGCCTCGAGCTGGTCATCCGCGACCTGCGCGACACCGGCCCCGAGGGCAGTGGCCCGGTGGAGGAGAAGTTCCGCCACGACGGCGGGATCGGCGAGTTCGTGGAGTTCCTCGCCCACGACGAGCCCGTGACCGACGTGCTCCGCCTGCAGGGGCAGGACACCTTCACCGAGACCGTGCCGCTGCTCGACGACCAGGGCCACATGACGCCCCAGGAGGTCGAGCGGGAGCTGACCGTCGACGTCGCGGTCCGGTGGGGGACCGGCTACGACACCGAGGTGCGGTCCTTCGTCAACGTGATCGCGACCCCCAAGGGCGGCACCCACGTGAGCGGCTACGAGGCCGCCCTCACCAAGACCTTCAACGACGCCATGCGTGCGACCAAGGCGCTCAAGGTCAACGACGACGACGTCATCAAGGACGACGTCCTCGAGGGCATGACCGCGGTGGTGACCGTCCGGCTGGCCGAGCCGCAGTTCGAGGGCCAGACCAAGGAGATCCTCGGCACGCCGGCCGCGCGCTCGGTGGTCCGCAAGGTGGTCTCGGCGGAGCTGAAGAAGTTCCTGACGTCGACCAAGCGGGCCGAGAAGGCGCAGGCCAAGCTCCTGATGGAGAAGGTCGTCGGCGCCTCGAAGACCCGGATCGCGGCCCGTCAGCACAAGGAGACCCAGCGTCGCAAGAACGCCCTGGAGTCCTCGGCGCTGCCCTCGAAGCTGGCCGACTGCCGCGCCGCCGACAACGAGCGGACCGAGCTCTTCATCGTCGAGGGCGACTCGGCGCTCGGCACCGCCAAGCTGGCCCGCAACTCCGAGTTCCAGGCGTTGCTGCCGATCCGCGGCAAGATCCTCAACGTCCAGAAGGCCTCGGTCGGCGAC
This genomic interval from Nocardioides euryhalodurans contains the following:
- a CDS encoding glutamate--cysteine ligase, coding for MGEEVEAQEFSRADRTRHREKVRRCLDVFARMLRDARFDTDDPMVGLEVELNLVDDRGDPALKNTAALEAIADPDFVTELGQFNLEINVPPAKLREGGLTTFEDTLRRSLNDAEQKSSEVDAHMVMIGILPTLAEGHLGLDSITPNPRYRLLSEQIMDARGEDISISITGPERLATTADSIVPEAACTSMQIHVQTSPEQFAAYWNASQAFAGIQVALGANAPYLLGKELWRETRIPLFEQATDTRSEELKAQGVRPRVWFGERWINSVFDLFEENVRYYPALLPITEDEDPLEVLETGGVPQLHELRLHNGTIYRWNRPVYDIADGVPHLRVENRCLGSGPTVADMMANAAFYFGLVRALAEDERPLWSQMSFSAAEENFHAAAEFGIETQVYWPGVGQVAATELVLRKLLPMARAGLAAWGVPEAEIDRYLGIIEGRCLSGVNGAEWFARRMQARSDLDRYDALRTTLEDYRANMHTNEPVHTWE
- a CDS encoding universal stress protein, with the translated sequence MGTVVVGFVPKPEGEAALDRAIEEAKLRGARVVVVNSHRGGGELDDVESARVDKDMESVKAKLDAAGVEHELRKLVRGFEPAEDLISIADAAGAELIVIGLRRRSPVGKLILGSNAQRILLDAKCPVLAVKADS
- a CDS encoding GAP family protein → MLHLLIVVLPLGLAAAVSPVMVTEQAVLLAGPRGRRTAALYAAGTGTVLAGLVGAVLLLGRSLSLPRAPQLDASLDLLIGGLLLALAAVLGVWHPGRRRTKERSHRPLTPAGAFAFGAFSMATNVTTLALVVPAAKEIAASPLAVWEHVTAALLLVGVVCLPAWGPVALTSVAPGPASRLLARMQRLIDRHGRLLVTLLIVAAGGFFVVRGILRLAGL
- a CDS encoding GNAT family N-acetyltransferase; amino-acid sequence: MDDVQLRPATGSDAGAIAGVHRLSRASYYGTVPNPDDGREAFWARFLCESERSTYVAESADGVVGFVTTTRVSDPVPTLELTSLYVHPDRVGRGIGSRLYDAFADDRRPGERGVLEVWAGNPRAIAFYERRGWTATTRTRPGPEQLHYVTHELRP
- a CDS encoding HhH-GPD-type base excision DNA repair protein; the encoded protein is MAIHITGDDAADQVLTESPFALLVGMMLDQQYPMEHAFRGPAKVLDRFGSFEPAAIAAAEPEAFASLCATPPAIHRFPGSMAARMQEVARIVEDTYGGDAARIWTEAADAKDLMKRVQALPGFGKQKAQIFVTLLAKQLGVRPEGWEQQVGAYSEEGYRSVADVVDPASLQKVRDHKKQMKAAAKAAR
- a CDS encoding RNA polymerase sigma factor translates to MFVSSNARKSIPAEVLAHPAVLALIERGRPTGSITPEDVRQASEEAAVEPRHLKALLAHLSGEGISVSIPVGGRAVAATSTRKTTSASAAKKAAAKPAAKKAATKSAEPVAKKAAAKKAPAKKAAGKATGAAAVETVVVGPDGKKVLPDLPDEQFEKDVVADPTIKEDEKEASFVVSDADDSGEPEQQVTVAGATADPVKDYLKQIGKVPLLNAEMEVELAKRIEAGLFSDEKLAKGGKITPKVLEELEWIAEDGRRAKNHLLEANLRLVVSLAKRYTGRGMLFLDLIQEGNLGLIRAVEKFDYTKGYKFSTYATWWIRQAITRAMADQARTIRTPVHMVEVINKLARVQRQMLQDLGREPTPEELALELDMTPEKVIEVQKYGREPISLHTPLGEDGDSEFGDLIEDSEAIVPADAVSFTLLQEQLHAVLDTLSEREAGVVSMRFGLTDGQPKTLDEIGKVYGVTRERIRQIESKTMSKLRHPSRSQVLRDYLD
- a CDS encoding M28 family metallopeptidase, with the translated sequence MRGAAGYALTAAVVLLAGCGGPAAEAPADRPPSPSSSPSTPATPTPADPTSSPTTTEEPRPAPVGADDFRVGRAEAVVRHLAGTIGPRHGTSPAFARAVRWVDAELAGLGYRVEQQRFRAPGGVSWGVPVPAGTSVNVVATPRGFDPARPHLVVGAHLDTVPQAPGAEDNASGVGVLLAAAHAAAQRRTRLPVVWVAFGAEEPRGPTDDDHHYGSRAYVAAMTGRERTAMQGMVSLDRVGVGATVPVGSAGASDPVQQSLLEAARRARVAALPEAESRSSDHWSFVRDGLPAARLGSTSYAAYHSPDDVPAVVDRAQLQRTGRIVLAWLSPSG
- a CDS encoding CapA family protein; protein product: MHRAAGALAAAGLLLAACSPAATPEADPGVSSSPAPTTEAPSPSVPPTPPEPEPRPPLTRVLLVGDIMLGRGVAVPGDPVHPLRFMADRIRSADLAVGNLESTLADDGPPQQDPVTDSFASPPGTLRGLADLGFDAMSLANNHTGDFGEAMLLDVVDRFAAGRVVGFGAGRDLAAASRPAVLTHEGVRFGFVGFNAIGETPRATPGSPGALSVRMPPRTGPLQQADLDHVRDVVRRLADRVDVVVVLPHWGNQYTHVAEPVQSQVGRALVGAGADLVVGGHPHWVQGLEPVGDAVIAHSLGNFVFDMDFSEQAMEGVTLTATFRGDRLVDVALGPYRMGADFAPRPVRGEAAEAILADVREHSRGRFRSP